The window CTTGCCCTGGTGCAGCACGATGGCCTCGGCGATCTGGTCGCCCACGGTGTAGACGGGGTTGAGCGAGGTCATCGGTTCCTGGAAGATCATGGCGATGTCGTTGCCGCGAATGCGGCGCATCTCGTGTTCGGGCAGCGAGAGCAGCTCCTTGACCTCGCCATCCTTGCCGCGGAAGTGGATTTCGCCGCCCGCGATCATCCCGGGAGGCATGGGGATCAGGCGCATCATCGCCAGCGCCGAAACCGATTTACCCGAACCCGACTCCCCTACGACGGCGAGCGTTTCACCCTTATCGATGTGATAGGAAACGCCGTCAACGGCCTTGACGATGCCTTCGTCGGTCTTGAAGTGCACCTTCAGGCCCTTGACCTCTAATAGACGCTTGTCGTTCATCTAAGCTCCTTTGGTCGCTAGTGCTCTGCGCGGGGATCGAGCGCGTCGCGCAAGGCATCTCCTAGATAGTTATACGTCAATATGCTAACAAAGATAAAGAACCCGGGGATAAACAGCCATGGCCGCTCCTTGATGGCGCTGATGCCGATCTGCTGGGCCTTCGAGAGCAGGAGCCCCCACGAAGAGGAGGGTTCCTGGATGCCCAGGCCAAGGAACGAAAGCCCCGACTCCGCGAGGATGTAGCCGGGGATGGCCAGCGAAGCGACGACGATCAGGTAGCCGAGCGTGCCCGGGATGATGTGGCGGAAGAGGATGCGCGTGTCGCCCGCGCCCAGGGCCTTGGCCGCCTGGGCGTACTCCATCTCCCGCAGCTGCAGCACGAAGCCGCGGATGTTGCGCGCCAGGCCGCCTCAGCCCACGAAGGCCAGGATGGTGAGCACGAGCAGGAAGCGCGTCGAGGAGGGCATGTCGTACTGCGCCAGCATGCCCGAGAGGATGATCAGCAGGAAGAGGCCGGGAATCGCCGCGAGGATCTCGGTGGTGCGCATGATCAGGTCGTCCACGTCGACGGCCAGCCGCCCGAAGAGGAACATCCAGACCATGGTCCCCAAGAGCCCGCCGAAGACGAGCATGGCCAGGTACCGCTCCAAACCCTCGCTGATCGAGAGGAAGCCCTGCATCGTGGTGTAGAGCACCGCAGTGGCCGCACCCCAGAAAGCGTACTGCAGCACCAGGCCGACCAGGAAGACGGGTACCCGCCGCTCGTGCACGGCCTCGCGCCAGCCCTCGGCCAGGGCGCCGCCGCTGAAGAAGCC of the Oceanithermus desulfurans genome contains:
- a CDS encoding ABC transporter permease, whose product is MARNIRGFVLQLREMEYAQAAKALGAGDTRILFRHIIPGTLGYLIVVASLAIPGYILAESGLSFLGLGIQEPSSSWGLLLSKAQQIGISAIKERPWLFIPGFFIFVSILTYNYLGDALRDALDPRAEH